Genomic window (Sphingomonas sp. S1-29):
TCGGCTGCCGGTGGTGGGAGGATCGGCGGGGGCATTGTCGGCGGTGGCGTTCGCGCTGCGCCATCCCGAGCGCTGTTCGCTGCTGATCCTGCTGGTGCCCGCCGCCAATGTCAGCGGCCGCGATCCGGTCGAGATGACCGCGCTGCAACAGCTACTGGTCGAGCGCGTGCTCGGCTCGGACTTTGCCTATTGGAGCGCGCGCACGGTCGCACCCAAGCGGCTGATCGGCACGCTGCTGGCGACCGATCCCGCGTTGCTCGACCGCGTCGAACCCGGCGAACGCGCCCGCGCGTATCGGATCCTCGACGAGATGCTGCCGGTCAGCGCGCGCGTGCGCGGGATCCGCAACGATGCGCGGCGTGCGAGCGCGCCGGGCGCGGTCGCCTATCGCGATATCGCGGTGCCGACCTTGATCGTGTCGGTCGAGGACGACCGGTTCGGCACCGCCGCAACCGCACGATACCTGGCGGCGACGATCCGCGATTCCAGGCTGGTGATACTCCTCCGCGGCGGGCACATCTGGCTGGGTGCCGACGACGCGGTGGCCGAGCATGTCGTGCGCTTCATCAGCGAGCAGGGCGCGGAACCTCGCCTGCATTCACCTCGACAAAGCGCCGCGCCGATGACGGATCGCTCCTGGCCGCTCGCACCGATCCTCCGCCAATCCCCGAGCGATCCAACCACGCGTCGAGACTGAATTCGCGCCACTTCCGCATCGGCGTCAGAAGTATCGCGGCCGCCCGGTACCCTCGACGCTGGTCGAGAAGCACGAATGGATCTTCGAACGGGTGGGGGATGAGGATTGAGGGAGGTGCCTACTGCCCCCACCGTTCGTTTCGAGCGAAGTCGAGAAACCGCTCACGCCGCCAGCGCATATCCTCGGTGCCCGTCATCATCATCGTTCGCGGCTTTCTCTACCCCCCGACGCGACCGCCGCGCCCGCCCGCGATTGGGCAACCGCGCCACCAGCCATCCCCGCACCGCACGCAACCGCACCGCCGACGATGCGGTGATGATGACCACCAACGCATCGACATAAGCGACCACATCGAACGCCAGCATCATCCCGGCAATTTCGGGCATCGCCATGCCGAACAGCAGCGCGCCTTCGTTCTGCATCAGCCACATCATCGCGCCGCCGATCAGCAGCAACAGGAAGGTGACGATCATCGTGCCGCGCTGAATATTGCTCAGCCAGCGCGCCGGCGCTTCGACCGCGACCCGACGCAGCCAAGCAGCGACAGGCGTTCGCGGTGCGGCGATAAGGACCGCCCAAACGGCCAAAGAGATCAGCAACAACGACAGCATCGAAATCGTCTCCATCCGCCCGCGATCAAGCCCGCCCGATACTATGCAATCGGCATGTCTACGCCAGCGCTAATCACAACCTGGCCATTTTGGGAAATGCGGTCTGGAACTGGGTTTAGGGATGCAGTGGCAGCGAGGAGCGCGGTCCCGTCGCTGCCGCGACCCTGACATTCCAAAATGGCCAAGTCAAAGGTCGGCCATATGGCGGAGCGTTCCCTTCCCACGCGGGTTCGCTCGCCCTACGGTACCTGTACGACACAACAGCGGAGAACCTCCCGTGGACACCGAACACAAGGTGATCGTCGGCCAATGTCATTGCGGTGCAGTCCGCTTCGAAGCGACGCTTAGCGATGGCTTTAATACGATCCGCCGTTGTACCTGCTCATATTGTCGTATGCGCGGCGCAATCGCCGTTTCGGTAGAGGCGGGCGGAATAAAAATCATCCGGGGTGAGGATGCGCTGACAAGCTACCGCTTTAACACCGGATCGGCGCAACACTTCTTCTGTTCGGCCTGTGGGATATATACGCATCACCAGCGCCAATCTAATCAGAAACAGTACGGTGTGAACGTCGCCGTTTTAGACGGTGTAAGCCCATTCGACTTTGCCGAAGTTCCCGTGCTGGACGGAGTGAGGCACCCAAACGACACAGGCGGACCAGCTCGGCGCGCGGGTACGCTTCGCTTCATACCCGCCGATTAGCGCACTAGGGCTCCCGACCGACTTCCCAATTTTCG
Coding sequences:
- a CDS encoding alpha/beta fold hydrolase, with product MSIRPPRPARRFALATGALAAVAVVAAAYTAALRRAERRLARASEVIATRFGTLEYAVRGQGPPILMVHGTGGGFDQGLSFGAGLRQRGYQIIAPSRFGYLRSDYPAVPSSANQADTFVALLDHLGIDRLPVVGGSAGALSAVAFALRHPERCSLLILLVPAANVSGRDPVEMTALQQLLVERVLGSDFAYWSARTVAPKRLIGTLLATDPALLDRVEPGERARAYRILDEMLPVSARVRGIRNDARRASAPGAVAYRDIAVPTLIVSVEDDRFGTAATARYLAATIRDSRLVILLRGGHIWLGADDAVAEHVVRFISEQGAEPRLHSPRQSAAPMTDRSWPLAPILRQSPSDPTTRRD
- a CDS encoding GFA family protein; translation: MDTEHKVIVGQCHCGAVRFEATLSDGFNTIRRCTCSYCRMRGAIAVSVEAGGIKIIRGEDALTSYRFNTGSAQHFFCSACGIYTHHQRQSNQKQYGVNVAVLDGVSPFDFAEVPVLDGVRHPNDTGGPARRAGTLRFIPAD